The genomic segment AGCAGGTCGCTCCAGTCTCTGCCCACTTCCTCACATGCATTTGAACCAGGTAAACAAATCTGCCAGGAAATTAACATAattgtttcagatttttaattaatgtgagTCAGTTTGGTGGGTTAGACGTTGAGtcagatgttgtttttttttgttgttgttaacaGAAAGCTTTCTTGGAGGATTGTTGCTCTTTCTTTACAGTGGGTTTTTAGTCTTGCTGCCCTGCAGTTCTATTATCCAGCTATTTTCTAGTAGTATTTTGGTTGGATTGATTGTGCAGTAGTTTAGgcttgattttattatttatacgcTTTAGAAGCCccttcatttagtctttttagaTTTAGTCTTTAATATCGAGATATCTTGATGACCCTTAAGCTTCATAATTTCACCCACAGCCTCCTATTATCTAAATAGAAGTGGGTCTAAAAATTCTActatgtgttaaaataaaagcagtatcttttaacttctgttttcattattttctcagaCTGTCTGCGGAGAGCTGTAGGTCGCTCTGCTGTGGGAGGAAGTGGTGCCACTCAGTCCGACCTGCTGCGGGCTCGGATGCGCCTGTCTTTGCAGGAACATCTGTGGGAGTTTTATCAGAACAACGTCAACATCCCTGCTGAGGAGCAGGCGATGGCCAGAAGGGCGGCGCTAGACATCTGCGCTGAGCTGCGGGTGTTTCTTCATGCCAAACTGCCGGACATGCCGCTCAGAGAGATGTACCTCAGTGGCAGCCTATACGATGACCTCCAGGTAAGTGATCATAtgcatgtatttttgtttttaccttttatatTTATCTCAGGTTTCAATCGAACTAGCTTTCACTTTCCATTTTCCCACCTTCCAGGTGGTGACAGCCGACCATGCTCAGCTGATGGTGCCTCTTGTCTTGGAGAAGAATCTGTGGTCGTCTGTTCCAGGGGAAGACACCATCATGAACgtcccaggtttctggcttgtCCGCAGAGAAAACTTGGAATATTTCCCACGGAACAGCAGTTACTGGGACCGCTGCATGGTTGGAGGTTACCTCTCCCCTAAATCAGTTCTTGAGGTCTTTGACAAGCTTGTCGCTGGCTCCATCAACTGGCCAGCTATTGGGAGCGTTCTCGACTACATCATCCGTCCTGTGGTTCCCTCTGAGACGCTGACCCTGGAGGTACAGTTCGAGACGGACCGGAGGCTGTATGTAGACTTCTTGCCTTTGCTCGTGATGGAGGATGGAACCTCGCTGATTGCCAAACCGCATCGGCTTACTGCAGAGCGCCACGAAAACCTGTGGCGGCAGAGCTTCCGCGTGGCGGAGACGGCGCGGCTCAGGGCGCTGGATCAGGAGGACGGGGGCTGCCGGTGCACCTGCCTGAAGGTGGCGAAGGCTGTGTGCAAGCTTAACCCCGCTCTTAACCTGCTCAACGCCAGCCAGCTCACCAATGTCATCTTGTTGCTGAGCGAAAAGGAAGGTGACTGGACACAGGAGGCGCTGGCCGACCGCTTCCTTCAGCTACTACGAGCACTAGTGGGACACTTGGAGATGGGAAGGCTACCATGTGCCCTCAGTGCTAAAGTTAACTTATTTTGTGAGCTGACTGAACAGGAAGTGGATGAGCTGGGTTATACCCTCTATTGTGCTCTGTCAGATCCTGAGGGGCTGCTGAGAACTGCCGTGGAACAGCGTCAGCATCCATAACAAGCACTCAAATGTCAGCCGGTTGTTGAGCCAAAACAGGCTCCTTGAGAAAGCACCTGCATGGAATAATCACCTCACATGCAACGCCCTTGATTCTTGATACCTCTGTAATACATCTGTGAGTAAATATGAGACAGTATCAGCTACTTAAGTGTTGCAACAGCTTGACTCTAACAATGAAAGCTGTTTCTGTTGCGATCCAAATATTTTAACCTCTGAAAAAATTGGAGGCCTGCTGGAGTGGATGACTCTCCTTAAAGCCATTGTATTAATGAAGTTTAGTGTTGGCATGCTCTGCTGAATTATGTCGGATTGAGCGAACTCTGTATTGGTTGCTTCATATAAAGAAGACATGAAATCAGCCATATATGAGTTCCTTTTAACTGTTTTGGGGAGTTTTGGGGTGCAGACATTTCTGCCGGGTACATGCAGCTACATCAATAGAATATATGTTGATTGTGTGTATGCcgaacaaaatgaaataaattgttCATCAGCCTAAAAGACTCATCATTCTCGAATAAAGAAACAAGCTAAAAGTCTTTTCTGGCTAactttgctttaaaaagaaaaaaacttgagtTGCATATAAAGAGTTTAGCTAGCAAGTCTTCATTAATACAGTGGCTGAATTAATGACGTGTGCTTTACATGTTACATGTGGAAACAGTGTTTTGAATGTCTGCAGTTTGCATGTGTTACTTCTAGAAGTTGAACAGGTTAATATGCAGTTATATGTTGTTTGTCTCCACGCCGTTGGACCATAGATCTGCTATAACGTGAATTAAGATTTAATATTGCCATATATGGAAACAGGAAATGCCTGATTTGTTGCTGGCTGATTGAAATCCTAAAAAATTGCATAATTATTGCCGTGAGTAGAGGAGGTGTCCACGTGATGGACAGATACAGAGCTGCTCTTTGTTTGTCGTTATAAAagagatatttttttctccagactCCCATTCGTTGTGCAGGTCCAACACACTTTATTAACTAATAAGTATTGCGTGCGCCCAGCATCACGGGTTATATCTGACTATAAAAATGTTACACGGAACCAGGTTGAGCAGGGCATACTGAAAAGCACTCGCAGTGTTTGAGTCCGCACTAATCAActtagtgtgtgttgtgtaagTAGCCAGACGTGGATTAACAGTCGTCAGCACAGAAAGGGCAAGTACTGTTAAACAGCACAGAACATGGGCCACAGATCCATTAATGACCTGCACTGATGCCTCTGCAtgtcagagcttcatgtatatTAATAGATTACAGGTGCTAATCTCTTAGATCATGATCTGATCCGCAGGGATCCGTCAGTTATATAACAGCAGTTATTTTAGTTAAAGTGCTCGATAACCTAAGTTAACATTTTGCCATCTAAGGCAGCACTGCAGGTGACAATATGTGGACATTAAGCTAGAACAGCTGCTGGACCTGCGGGTGGTGTTTGTGTCAACATTCACAATATTTTGTGCAAAATAATCTtttggctgctttttttttgtcaccacTTTTAGCCttagaatgaataaattaaaaacaagacagTAAATACCCCCCATTCCCCATCTCAGTATAGTGTACATAATGGAGAGGTTTGGGTTGTGTCAAGTCCCAGTGTGTGTTTAATCAGATAATGGAAAACAGGtgaatatttttgtatttattatacatttgtaaccaaaaacagagctgattatttattttcactggcGTATTCAACATGAAAGTGTTGTTCTTCATTAAGCTTTCAGA from the Melanotaenia boesemani isolate fMelBoe1 chromosome 2, fMelBoe1.pri, whole genome shotgun sequence genome contains:
- the mief1 gene encoding mitochondrial dynamics protein MID51; its protein translation is MAGVNGDRKGKKDDNGIGTAIDFMLSNAKLVLGVGGAAMLGIATLAVKRMYDRAISAPTSPTKMEQTGKRSWEEPAWMGSSPRVLNHDMKSTVSRSLQSLPTSSHAFEPDCLRRAVGRSAVGGSGATQSDLLRARMRLSLQEHLWEFYQNNVNIPAEEQAMARRAALDICAELRVFLHAKLPDMPLREMYLSGSLYDDLQVVTADHAQLMVPLVLEKNLWSSVPGEDTIMNVPGFWLVRRENLEYFPRNSSYWDRCMVGGYLSPKSVLEVFDKLVAGSINWPAIGSVLDYIIRPVVPSETLTLEVQFETDRRLYVDFLPLLVMEDGTSLIAKPHRLTAERHENLWRQSFRVAETARLRALDQEDGGCRCTCLKVAKAVCKLNPALNLLNASQLTNVILLLSEKEGDWTQEALADRFLQLLRALVGHLEMGRLPCALSAKVNLFCELTEQEVDELGYTLYCALSDPEGLLRTAVEQRQHP